A section of the Pochonia chlamydosporia 170 chromosome 2, whole genome shotgun sequence genome encodes:
- a CDS encoding protein (fungal and plant) (similar to Beauveria bassiana ARSEF 2860 XP_008594318.1), giving the protein MAKGQDTAAQPQRRRQWKLPAWLNHFNLHDGKIVLRCWVAAWVGSLLMFIQPTLTNMGLAAFFALLVLVAVPPASILLVYLLASLSLLLGMCFGWAWGLLTMKAALAARPEAETQQSLKALQQTAAAQANQTGQPAAWEAQVLVHEGFMLDARVTTVFYVMSCVFIYALCRIRMKNAKFVLLQLFGIISVDIFLLIGPTLPTFTADLGTVLVKPAAVGIALGSACCLIFFPQSTSYAVLEKMEKLVLLQGIAVSTTKKRLGDDEVSVTELVEAKGKTMALYKAMEPALAFLPLDFSRGRWNAEDVKGLQARVRDIMTASLSLVDFHISRIKVIEKEEKLEQHHNAEEKKGLDKPSIGRHQMQESSDLLHALRSPELGEVRDRTKAALFDTTAEVLQVCSESIKSVAKCISTVNRHRWIGQPSAQSFDELAQELQTELDALRSSRDLCITNTTEKVLDTHRDLFDAKGELKSPGDGGARLLRGIVVAMVIEERIIGMATAIEKLLEYVLHLMNTRKTHRIWVPLRIRYAFTWLLDGRLSVPVSGTTTDAANDPDSTTDPVLLHDQAEEAHRRLRVSRGDYVRPRKKSAVTRALMATFRWLFNPAGLYALRMVIVTVATAIPAAIPSSAGFFYREKGIWGVISAQTCLLPYMADFTFSVVSRGLGTVIGGVMGMVAWYIGSGSGVGNPYGLGAISALMILILLWWRIFLPPAFAQASIMAGATYALVVGFSYDHYHITQYGLPGVGYEAFWKRLVTVLLGFLASCIVQLFPKPPSAANHVCKTLSNTVGTLADHYALLLSHWGLGQQNSPLSTVAEQISLDVAETLVSLDGAIALLKMEPSFGHFDQYTLRETQKLCLAMNQCLGRLLDLSSSLPKEHQDRFSNVVGFLDDHVIGDIMAVLGVVRLSLKTGAPLPERLPAPLIRNFYTWWHDKHRTAMLSTSLIRNENYRRYCVAVSAYLRFLSAVDDLVLVVKGAVGECHVVRQWDDV; this is encoded by the coding sequence ATGGCAAAGGGCCAGGACACGGCGGCCCAACCGCAACGCCGACGACAATGGAAACTACCCGCCTGGTTGAACCACTTTAATCTTCATGATGGGAAAATCGTCCTCCGGTGCTGGGTCGCCGCCTGGGTCGGCTCACTGCTCATGTTCATCCAACCAACCCTCACCAACATGGGACTGGCGGCATTCTTCGCCCTCCTGGTTCTAGTTGCTGTGCCTCCAGCGAGCATTCTCCTAGTCTATCTACTGGCGTCGCTGTCTCTCCTCCTAGGCATGTGCTTCGGTTGGGCATGGGGCCTCTTGACAATGAaagctgctcttgctgcACGTCCAGAGGCCGAGACGCAGCAGTCCCTAAAGGCACTTCAACAAACTGCTGCTGCACAGGCAAATCAAACGGGGCAGCCGGCCGCGTGGGAAGCTCAAGTACTTGTACACGAAGGATTTATGCTGGATGCCCGTGTCACGACAGTCTTCTATGTCATGTCTTGCGTCTTTATATACGCCCTGTGTAGGATACGCATGAAGAATGCGAAATTTGTCCTGCTGCAGCTATTTGGTATCATATCCGTGGACATCTTCTTACTTATTGGTCCTACGCTGCCAACGTTTACGGCGGACCTGGGCACCGTTCTGGTGAAACCGGCTGCCGTTGGAATTGCGTTAGGCTCGGCGTGttgcttgatcttcttccCGCAGTCAACGTCATATGCTGTattggagaagatggagaagttgGTGCTCCTACAGGGAATTGCTGTCAGCACGACCAAAAAGCGCCTTGGTGACGATGAGGTATCAGTAACCGAGTTAGTAGAAGCAAAGGGCAAAACCATGGCTTTATACAAGGCGATGGAACCGGCTCTTGCCTTCTTGCCACTCGACTTTTCGCGTGGTCGATGGAACGCAGAGGATGTGAAGGGCCTGCAGGCGCGTGTCAGAGATATCATGACTGCGAGTTTGTCCCTGGTTGACTTTCACATTTCTCGAATCAAGGTGattgagaaggaggagaagctggagcagCATCACAACGCcgaagagaagaagggtCTGGACAAGCCCAGCATAGGCAGGCACCAGATGCAGGAAAGTTCAGACCTGTTGCATGCGCTTCGAAGCCCGGAACTCGGTGAAGTACGCGATCGAACAAAGGCAGCACTCTTTGACACAACTGCCGAAGTGTTGCAGGTTTGCTCCGAGTCTATCAAATCAGTCGCCAAGTGCATCAGCACTGTCAACAGACATCGATGGATAGGTCAGCCTTCAGCGCAGTCGTTTGATGAGCTGGCGCAAGAATTGCAAACAGAACTGGATGCCCTGCGCTCTTCCAGAGATCTGTGCATTACAAACACGACTGAAAAAGTCCTCGACACGCACCGGGATTTATTCGATGCCAAGGGTGAACTGAAGAGCCCTGGTGACGGGGGAGCTCGACTGCTTCGAGGGATAGTTGTAGCCATGGTTATTGAAGAACGAATAATCGGCATGGCGACGGCAATAGAAAAGTTGCTCGAATATGTTCTACACCTCATGAATACTCGGAAGACACACCGCATCTGGGTTCCCCTGCGCATTCGCTATGCCTTCACTTGGTTGCTAGACGGGAGACTTTCCGTCCCAGTATCCGGCACGACTACTGATGCAGCCAACGATCCAGACAGCACCACCGACCCGGTTCTCCTTCACGATCAAGCGGAAGAGGCGCATAGACGTCTCCGTGTAAGCCGTGGGGACTATGTCAGACCTCGCAAGAAGTCAGCCGTCACGCGAGCACTTATGGCTACATTCCGCTGGCTATTCAACCCTGCTGGTTTATACGCCCTCCGGATGGTCATTGTGACAGTTGCGACTGCTATACCCGCCGCTATCCCCAGCTCAGCCGGGTTCTTCTATCGCGAAAAGGGAATCTGGGGCGTCATCAGTGCCCAGACCTGTTTACTGCCGTACATGGCCGACTTTACATTCTCAGTTGTATCTCGTGGACTTGGTACCGTCATCGGCGGCGTAATGGGAATGGTAGCATGGTACATCGGATCTGGATCTGGCGTTGGAAACCCCTACGGACTAGGTGCCATATCCGCCTTGATGATCTTGATTCTTCTGTGGTGGCGAATATTCCTCCCTCCAGCCTTCGCCCAAGCTAGCATCATGGCCGGCGCAACCTACGCTCTCGTAGTCGGCTTCAGCTACGACCACTATCACATTACACAGTATGGTCTCCCGGGCGTGGGCTACGAAGCATTCTGGAAACGACTCGTCACCgtcctcctcggcttcctcGCCTCATGTATCGTCCAGCTATTCCCCAAGCCACCCTCCGCCGCAAACCACGTATGCAAGACACTCTCAAACACCGTCGGCACACTCGCAGACCACTACGCACTCCTCCTATCCCACTGGGGCCTCGGCCAACAGAACAGCCCTCTGAGCACAGTAGCCGAACAGATATCCCTCGACGTTGCTGAAACGCTCGTCTCGCTCGACGGCGCCATCGCCTTGCTCAAGATGGAGCCCAGCTTCGGCCACTTCGACCAGTACACCCTCCGGGAGACGCAAAAGCTGTGCCTCGCGATGAACCAGTGCCTCGGGCGGCTGCTAGACTTGTCGAGTTCTCTCCCAAAGGAGCATCAGGACCGCTTCAGCAACGTAGTTGGTTTTCTTGACGACCACGTAATCGGCGATATTATGGCCGTGCTTGGTGTGGTGAGATTGTCTCTCAAGACGGGCGCCCCTTTGCCGGAGAGGCTGCCTGCGCCGTTGATTCGGAACTTTTACACGTGGTGGCATGATAAACACCGTACTGCTATGTTGAGCACGAGCTTGATCCGGAATGAGAATTACAGACGGTATTGTGTTGCTGTGTCTGCTTATTTGAGGTTTTTGTCGGCGGTGGatgatttggtgttggttgtgaaGGGGGCGGTGGGCGAGTGTCATGTTGTGAGGCAGTGGGATGATGTGTAA
- a CDS encoding 3-ketoacyl-CoA thiolase (similar to Aspergillus terreus NIH2624 XP_001208809.1), with protein MAVERIGSIIKHLAPGSAINQIQSKNPDDIVITLAVRTPLTKARKGGFKDTSLEYMMYALLKQVRERSNLDPALVEDVCFGNVSDGKAAYKLRAAALAAGFPNTAGASTVNRFCSSGLKAIADIAHSISNNSIEVGIAGGAELMSAPGDRLEQPFDETILKESQDAADCMQPMGWTSENVGRDFNIPREELDKYSAVSFQRAEKAQKAGWFDDEIVPITTKVKGPDGEVKEVTLTKDEGIRPGTTAEGLGKIRAAFPQWGPLTTGGNASQVTDGASAVILMKRSTAVKLGQPILAKYVGSTVAGLAPRIMGIGPSVAIPKLLAIHNIALADIDVVEINEAFATMAVYCRDKLSVDWEKMNPRGGAIALGHPLGTTGARQVVTGLSELRRQKKKILLTSMCIGTGQGMAGLFVNEAA; from the exons ATGGCTGTCGAGCGTATTGGTTCCATCATCAAGCATCTGGCCCCAGGGTCAGCGATTAATCAGAT TCAGTCTAAGAATCCTGATGACATCGTCATTACTCTTGCGGTTCGAACGCCGCTCACCAAAGCTCGCAAGGGCGGATTCAAGGATACCAGCCTTGAGTACATGATGTATGCTCTTTTGAAGCAGGTTCGCGAGCGCAGCAACCTCGACCCAGCTCTGGTTGAAGACGTCTGCTTTGGCAAT GTCTCCGATGGCAAAGCTGCCTACAAGCTCCGCGCTGCggctcttgctgctggcttcccCAACACTGCCGGAGCCAGCACCGTTAACCGATTCTGTTCCTCTGGCCTGAAGGCAATTgccgacattgcccactccaTCTCAAACAACTCTATCGAGGTTGGTATTGCCGGTGGTGCCGAGCTCATGTCCGCCCCCGGCGACCGTCTTGAGCAGCCATTCGACGAGACTATTCTCAAGGAAAGCCAAGATGCTGCCGATTGCATGCAGCCTATGGGCTGGACCAGCGAAAACGTCGGCCGCGACTTCAACATTCCCAGGGAAGAACTGGACAAGTACTCTGCCGTGAGCTTTCAGCGCGCTGAGAAGGCCCAAAAGGCTGGTTGGTTCGATGACGAGATTGtgcccatcaccaccaaggtcaagggtCCTGACGGCGAGGTTAAGGAAGTCACTCTCACCAAGGATGAGGGTATTCGACCCGGAACAACCGCCGAGGGTCTTGGAAAGATTCGAGCTGCCTTCCCTCAATGGGGACCCCTGACCACGGGCGGTAACGCCAGTCAGGTTACTGATGGAGCGTCTGCTGTCATTTTGATGAAGCGATCTACTGCCGTTAAGCTCGGCCAGCCCATTCTGGCCAAGTACGTCGGTTCTACTGTTGCCGGTCTTGCTCCCCGCATTATGGGCATCGGACCTAGCGTTGCTATTCCCAAGCTGCTCGCCATTCACAACATTGCTCTTGCTGATATCGACGTTGTCGAGATCAACGAGGCTTTTGCCACCATGGCCGTCTACTGCCGTGACAAGCTGTCAGTAGACTGGGAGAAGATGAATCCTCGTGGAGGTGCTATTGCCCTTGGCCACCCCCTGGGTACCACCGGTGCCAGACAAGTCGTGACTGGATTGAGTGAGTTGCGacgccaaaagaagaagatccTTCTTACTTCTATGTGCATTGGTACGGGTCAGGGTATGGCTGGTCTCTTTGTGAATGAGGCCGCATGA
- a CDS encoding glycoside hydrolase (similar to Metarhizium robertsii ARSEF 23 XP_007821746.1): MRTWSFLAQILPLVGICSAASSKRGLVFTPNPNHPDDNKIWVQSGSDLKWYYNYGSTPSPAYNSLSQDQFEFVPMMWGVGPNPNDTQFLTEVKKLIDDGTKIKHVMAFNEPDTTSVYGGSNVKPADAALAWVANFEPLGKMGLKLGLPACTGGWDSLPWLKQFLGNCSELVSTGNNKKNCTWDFLPVHWYDNFAGLASHIGEREATWPNKSIWVTEYAYAHQDLQPTQEFYNQTIDYFEKLSSIGRYSYFGAFRSTNSNVGANAAFLNGGGKLTDIGSWYLGFGATGNQPDSSSSQGALLEPTMRSVIFGTIAGLFIGFL; encoded by the exons ATGCGGACCTGGTCATTCCTTGCGCAGATTCTCCCGCTGGTCGGGATCTGTTCTGCTGCGTCATCCAAGCGCGGCCTGGTCTTCACGCCCAACCCTAATCATCCTGATGATAACAAGATCTGGGTGCAATCTGGCAGCGACCTGAAGTGGTACTACAACTATGGTAgcacaccatcaccagcctACAACAGCCTCTCACAGGACCAGTTTGAGTTTGTTCCAATGATGTGGGGTGTTGGCCCCAATCCCAACGACACACAGTTTCTTACAGAAGTCAAGAAACTCATTGACGATGGCACTAAGATCAAACATGTCATGGCATTCAACGAACCGGACACAACCTCCGTCTATGGAGGCAGCAACGTCAAACCTGCAGACGCGGCTCTCGCCTGGGTCGCCAACTTTGAGCCccttggcaagatgggcttgAAACTTGGCCTACCGGCATGCACTGGAGGATGGGATAGTCTGCCATGGCTCAAGCAGTTCTTGGGCAACTGCTCCGAGTTGGTCAGCACCGgaaacaacaagaagaactgCACCTGGGACTTTTTACCCGTTCACTGGTACGACAACTTTGCTGGATTGGCGTCTCACATTGGCGAACGCGAAGCAAC TTGGCCCAACAAATCGATCTGGGTAACAGAATATGCCTACGCCCATCAGGATCTCCAGCCAACCCAAGAATTCTACAATCAAACCATCGACTACTTCGAGAAGCTCTCAAGCATCGGGCGTTACTCGTACTTTGGCGCGTTCCGCTCGACCAATTCTAATGTCGGTGCCAATGCAGCGTTCCTCAACGGTGGTGGTAAGCTCACTGATATCGGGTCATGGtaccttggctttggcgccACGGGGAACCAGCCAGACAGCTCCAGTTCCCAAGGCGCTTTGTTGGAACCGACCATGAGGAGCGTCATTTTTGGCACCATTGCTGGCCTTTTTATCGGCTTTTTGTGA
- a CDS encoding calcium-transporting ATPase 3 (similar to Aspergillus terreus NIH2624 XP_001209786.1) — translation MAEFPKHPFLLTVEETAQALNTDIDRGLTTAQVTELQQKYPKNELDVGDTIPWYSILTKQILNAMIIVLAFAMALSFGIKDYIEGGVLAFVIGLNVTIGFWQEYRAEKRMDALRALSSPSAMVLRDGKTQVISNPDVVPGDIILLKMGDTVPADMRMFEAMNLACEEGQLTGESIPVEKITENNIVTPGTEKVAVSEDEIGIGDRVNMTYATTVVRKGRGRGIVTATGMTTEVGKIAASTAKKQRKAGRSMNWRKYGKKQPVVGLAKRTYDIIGKFLGLTEGTPLQRKLSALAYVLFGCAILLAMVVFGVNHFNLRNEVIIYATSLGIAIIPESLVAVLTITMVVAVTVMRKANVVVRDLSALEALGGVTNICSDKTGTLTEGAMIVRKAWIPASHIYTVRESQSPNDPTKGRVTYSQSKDEPTPEKEEPKRDYDRERSAAVLKFDVPDEKLNPKPTRKDPEAEPDTKMTDELQAFLLSTALCNLATVRYDEEEERWQTTGEPTEIALQVFAHRFNQGKKSLESRGWKQLAEFPFDSSIKRMSVIYDAPAGASGSIVESDHSMVFTKGAVERILDLCSYIGTGSEQQPISDELKEDVLNQMNTLASQGQRVLAIAYRPWDGRYTSKQSSSAAEDEELRKDVEKDLVLLGLAGIYDPPRRETKPSIGECSQAGIKVHMLTGDHPETAKAIAKEVGIIPKNLGVLPEKVAQSIVQKATDFDKMTDEEIDALEELPLVIARCAPDTKTRMIEALRRRGAFMAMTGDGVNDAPSLSRADVGIAMGSGSDVAKSASKIVLTDDKFNSIVAAIREGRRMFDNIQKFVLHLLTSNVGEVILLIAGLGFVDHTGFSVFPVSPLQIIWINMVTSSFPAFGLGREAAAADVMRKPPQDKRRGVFTNQIIVDMIVYGIIMGACTMCTFVIIIYGANNGDLGENCNTEYTDVCNAVFRARAATFAELTWLILISAWEFKSLRRSMFHLNPDDDSRFPVFKDLYSNRFLFWSVILGGLSVFPVVYIPFLNTKFFKHKGISWEWALSIGFTMIFVAGIELWKFIKRRFRLLEDRPVQRGSWGQGGPDDQGPKFRKTMSMSSFKTWASFSRKDTGDSVSRYSSSRGNQGAVQGTEQV, via the exons ATGGCTGAATTCCCAAAGCATCCGTTCCTCCTGACTGTGGAGGAGACGGCACAAGCTCTCAATACCGATATTGATAGAGGTCTGACTACGGCTCAAGTTACCGAGCTGCAGCAGAAATACCCCAAAAATGAACTGGACGTGGGTGATACGATCCCATGGTACAGCATTCTTACCAAACAAATTCTCAATGCCATGATTATCGTTCTGGCATTTGCCATGGCTCTAagctttggcatcaaagacTACATCGAAGGTGGTGTACTCGCCTTTGTTATCGGCCTCAATGTTACCATTGGATTCTGGCAAGAGTATCGCGCTGAGAAGCGGATGGATGCCCTGCGTGCCTTGTCTTCGCCTAGTGCCATGGTTCTCCGAGATGGCAAAACACAAGTCATTTCAAA CCCTGACGTCGTGCCAGGAGACATTATTCTGCTCAAGATGGGTGATACCGTGCCTGCAGATATGCGCATGTTTGAGGCTATGAACCTCGCATGTGAAGAGGGCCAGCTTACTGGCGAATCCATCCCCGTCGAAAAGATTACCGAGAACAACATTGTTACCCCAGGTACCGAAAAAGTTGCTGTTTCTGAGGACGAGATCGGCATTGGTGATCGGGTTAACATGACATATGCTACAACCGTTGTCCGCAAGGGCAGAGGTCGAGGTATCGTCACAGCCACGGGCATGACCACTGAAGTCGGCAAGATTGCAGCTTCCACCGCCAAAAAACAGCGAAAGGCCGGTCGGTCCATGAACTGGCGGAAATATGGTAAGAAGCAGCCAGTGGTTGGCCTGGCCAAACGAACATACGACATCATTGGCAAGTTCCTGGGTTTGACTGAAGGCACTCCGTTGCAGCGAAAGCTGTCTGCACTAGCATACGTACTTTTCGGCTGTGCCATCCTCCTTGCCATGGTTGTGTTTGGAGTCAACCATTTCAATTTGAGAAACGAGGTCATCATTTATGCCACGTCTCTTGGCATCGCCATTATTCCCGAGTCTCTAGTCGC CGTCTTGACGATTACCATGGTCGTGGCGGTAACAGTCATGCGAAAGGCCAATGTGGTAGTCCGAGATCTCTCTGCTCTCGAAGCTCTTGGTGGTGTGACAAATATTTGCTCCGATAAGACCGGTACCTTAACTGAAGGAGCCATGATTGTTCGCAAGGCGTGGATACCAGCCTCACACATCTATACTGTTCGCGAGTCACAAAGCCCTAATGACCCGACCAAGGGCCGTGTCACGTATTCCCAGAGCAAAGATGAACCGACTCCCGAAAAGGAAGAACCCAAACGGGACTATGACAGGGAACGCAGTGCCGCCGTCCTCAAGTTTGACGTCCCCGATGAGAAACTCAACCCCAAGCCTACAAGGAAGGATCCCGAGGCGGAGCCTGACACGAAGATGACGGACGAGCTTCAAGCATTCCTATTATCCACTGCACTCTGCAATCTTGCCACCGTTCGCTacgatgaagaggaggaaaggTGGCAGACGACTGGCGAGCCCACCGAGATTGCTCTTCAGGTTTTTGCCCATCGGTTCAATCAGGGCAAGAAGAGCCTTGAATCAAGGGGTTGGAAGCAGCTTGCTGAGTTCCCATTCGACAGTTCTATTAAACGCATGTCTGTTATTTACGACGCACCTGCAGGAGCAAGCGGCTCAATTGTGGAGAGTGACCATAGCATGGTTTTCACCAAGGGTGCTGTTGAACGAATCCTGGATTTATGTTCCTACATTGGCACGGGTTCTGAACAGCAGCCAATCTCCGACGAGCTCAAAGAGGATGTTCTTAACCAGATGAATACCCTCGCATCTCAAGGTCAACGAGTTCTTGCTATTGCTTACCGCCCATGGGACGGTCGATATACCTCCAAACAGTCATCATCCGCTGCggaagatgaagagcttcgCAAGGATGTGGAAAAAGATCTCGTTTTACTTGGACTTGCTGGAATTTACGACCCTCCCCGCCGTGAGACGAAGCCGTCCATTGGAGAGTGCTCTCAGGCTGGTATCAAGGTTCATATGCTTACTGGTGACCACCCTGAAACGGCCAAGGCAATTGCCAAGGAGGTCGGCATCATTCCCAAGAACCTTGGCGTTCTTCCCGAGAAGGTTGCCCAGTCTATTGTTCAGAAAGCGACCGATTTTGACAAGATGACTGACGAGGAAATTGACGCTCTCGAGGAGCTTCCTCTTGTCATTGCTCGTTGTGCCCCCGACACAAAGACTCGTATGATTGAGGCGCTCCGACGACGGGGTGCTTTCATGGCTATGACTGGCGATGGTGTCAACGATGCCCCTTCTCTGTCTCGTGCGGACGTCGGTATCGCCATGGGCTCTGGCTCAGATGTCGCCAAGTCTGCCTCCAAGATTGTGCTGACTGACGACAAATTCAACTCTATTGTTGCTGCTATCCGCGAAGGTCGTCGAATGTTTGACAATATTCAGAAGTTTGTTCTGCATCTTCTCACCTCTAACGTCGGTGAGGTCATTCTCCTGATCGctggtcttggctttgtAGATCACACAGGATTCTCTGTCTTCCCAGTCTCGCCTCTGCAGATTATCTGGATCAACATGGTTACGTCTTCCTTCCCTGCTTTTGGTCTAGGTCgggaggctgctgctgccgacGTGATGCGCAAACCTCCTCAGGACAAGCGCCGTGGTGTGTTCACGAACCAGATTATCGTCGATATGATCGTTTACGGTATCATCATGGGCGCATGCACAATGTGCACCTTTGTGATCATCATCTATGGtgccaacaatggcgacCTTGGAGAAAACTGCAACACAGAATACACCGATGTTTGCAATGCCGTCTTCAGGGCACGCGCGGCCACGTTTGCCGAGTTAACGTGGCTGATTCTTATCTCAGCCTGGGAGTTCAAGAGTCTGCGGCGATCCATGTTCCATCTCAACCCTGACGATGATAGCCGATTCCCCGTCTTCAAGGACCTGTACAGCAACCGCTTCCTCTTTTGGTCTGTCATTCTCGGAGGGTTATCCGTGTTCCCCGTCGTGTATATCCctttcctcaacaccaagttcTTCAAGCACAAGGGTATTTCGTGGGAATGGGCTTTGTCTATTGGTTTCACAATGATCTTTGTTGCTGGAATCGAATTATGGAAATTCATTAAGCGGCGCTTCCGCTTGCTCGAAGATCGTCCAGTTCAGCGAGGCTCATGGGGCCAGGGAGGACCCGATGACCAAGGCCCTAAGTTCCGCAAGACCATGTCAATGTCGAGCTTCAAGACTTGGGCATCGTTCTCCCGAAAGGACACCGGCGACTCTGTATCCCGGTACAGCTCCTCGCGTGGCAACCAAGGCGCTGTCCAAGGAACTGAACAGGTATAA
- a CDS encoding carbonic anhydrase 2 (similar to Metarhizium acridum CQMa 102 XP_007807519.1) — MLLPRLIFAPSPSLRSITRVAATASRPFASDPLCIARSSSSSSSSSRSKSAQAPTLARLASSCCGSSTSTPPSNNPHKYQTPSSSFTTTTPTANYSTSSPPSPFTFKMSSSDNNKPPSAEDVSKYLRETHDRLFDNNRAWAAEKAERDPGYFAKLSAGQSPEYLWIGCSDSRIPAEQITGLEPGEAFIHRNIANLVCNTDLNVMSVINYAVRHLGVKHIIVCGHYGCGGVKAAMTPKDLGLLNPWLRNIRDVYRLHEKELDAIPDEEQRYNRLVELNVEEQCRNIVKTAAVQQSYAKNQFPVVHGWVFGFHDGLLKDLKIDFQAMLKNIQKIYNLTEAE; from the coding sequence ATGCTCCTCCCCCGCCTCATCTTcgcaccatcaccatccctACGCAGCATCACCCGCGTAGCAGCCACCGCATCAAGACCTTTCGCATCCGATCCTCTCTGCATCGCCAgatccagctccagctccagctccagctccagatCCAAATCCGCACAAGCTCCCACACTCGCACGACTCGCCAGCTCCTGTTGCggctcctcaacctcaacccctCCATCCAACAATCCTCATAAATACCAaaccccctcctcctccttcaccaccaccactccCACAGCAAACTactcaacctcatcaccaccctccccCTTCACCTTCAAAATGTCCTCCTccgacaacaacaaacccCCTTCCGCCGAAGACGTCTCCAAATACCTCCGCGAAACCCACGACCGCCTCTTCGACAATAACCGCGCCTGGGCTGCCGAAAAGGCCGAAAGGGACCCAGGCTACTTCGCCAAACTGTCCGCCGGACAATCCCCCGAATACCTCTGGATAGGATGCAGCGACTCCCGCATCCCCGCCGAGCAAATCACCGGCCTCGAGCCAGGCGAGGCTTTCATCCACCGCAACATTGCTAACCTCGTCTGCAACACCGATCTCAATGTTATGAGCGTCATCAACTACGCCGTGCGCCACCTCGGCGTCAAGCACATCATTGTCTGCGGACACTACGGCTGCGGCGGTGTCAAGGCCGCCATGACACCCAAGGACCTGGGGCTGTTGAACCCCTGGTTGCGGAACATTCGCGACGTGTACAGGCTGCATGAGAAGGAGCTGGATGCCATCCCTGACGAAGAGCAGCGCTACAATCGACTGGTTGAGCTGAATGTCGAGGAGCAGTGCCGCAATATCGTCAAGACTGCTGCTGTTCAGCAGAGCTATGCCAAGAACCAGTTCCCTGTTGTCCATGGCTGGGTCTTTGgtttccatgatggcttgttGAAGGACCTCAAGATTGATTTCCAggccatgttgaagaataTCCAGAAGATTTACAATCTTACTGAGGCTGAGTAA
- a CDS encoding cell wall glucanosyltransferase Mwg2 (similar to Metarhizium acridum CQMa 102 XP_007807521.1) yields the protein MLSAVFLFALVADIVSGQTFSKCNPLKQNGCPPDPAFSNRQASCNFAANTCGVFTPLSGGISYGRNGAVFTINSPSDSPTIASDKYIFFGKLEVVVQAAPGRGIVTSMVLQSDDLDEIDWEFIGSDNARVQTNYFSKGDTSVYNRGQFHPVSNPVGSTHKYTIEWTRSKVVWSIDGRPVRTLLAKDCPPGPAGFPQTPMQIKLGTWVAGKQGNAQGTVDWAGGYADWSRKPFVAFYKSVTITDYAGGDGPGRAARQYVYGDKSGTWQSIRVQ from the exons ATGCTTTCCGCGGTATTTCTGTTTGCCCTTGTGGCTGACATTGTCTCCGGACAGACATTTAGCAAATGCAATCCTCTCAAGCAAAACG GATGTCCTCCTGACCCCGCGTTCAGCAACCGGCAAGCATCATGCAATTTCGCCGCCAACACATGTGGTGTTTTCACGCCTCTCTCCGGCGGCATCTCGTATGGTCGTAACGGGGCCGTTTTCACAATCAACTCACCGTCTGATTCTCCTACCATCGCCTCAGACAAGTACATCTTCTTTGGGAAACTTGAGGTTGTTGTCCAGGCAGCACCGGGCCGAGGCATCGTGACCAGCATGGTTCTCCAATCCGATGACCTAGACGAG ATTGACTGGGAATTCATCGGCAGCGACAACGCCCGCGTCCAGACAAACTACTTCTCCAAAGGCGACACCAGCGTCTACAACCGTGGCCAATTCCACCCCGTCAGCAACCCCGTCGGCTCAACTCACAAGTACACCATTGaatggacaagaagcaaagtCGTGTGGTCCATCGACGGCAGACCTGTTCGCACGCTCCTCGCCAAAGATTGCCCTCCCGGCCCGGCTGGGTTTCCCCAGACGCCCATGCAGATCAAGCTGGGAACGTGGGTGGCTGGAAAGCAGGGCAATGCACAGGGTACCGTCGACTGGGCTGGCGGGTATGCCGACTGGAGCAGGAAGCCGTTTGTGGCGTTCTACAAGAGCGTTACAATTACTGATTATGCGGGCGGTGATGGTCCAGGGCGGGCGGCGAGGCAGTATGTTTATGGCGACAAGAGCGGAACCTGGCAGAGCATTCGCGTTCAGTAA